A region of the Planctomycetia bacterium genome:
CCTGGCCGGGTAACATTCGTCAACTGATCAACGTCGTCGAACGGGCGAAGATTCTAGCCGACGACTACGAAGTCTTGCTGGAAGACCTCCCTGGAGAAGTGACGACGCCGGGGAACCGCGAAACCGAGATTCCGTCGCTCGCTCAAATCGGTCCGGCGCTCACGCACGATCTGACGGCGGTCCAACGGACACATATCGTCGAAGTCTTGAATCGCGAACGGGGCAACAAAGCC
Encoded here:
- a CDS encoding sigma-54-dependent Fis family transcriptional regulator yields the protein WPGNIRQLINVVERAKILADDYEVLLEDLPGEVTTPGNRETEIPSLAQIGPALTHDLTAVQRTHIVEVLNRERGNKARSARALGVNRRTLYRLIEKHGLDSADFSDGGYGA